The Caloenas nicobarica isolate bCalNic1 chromosome 28, bCalNic1.hap1, whole genome shotgun sequence genome window below encodes:
- the LOC135999390 gene encoding olfactory receptor 14J1-like, which yields MSNSSSITQFLLLAFTDTRELQLLHFWLFLGIYLAALLGNGLIITTIACDQHLHTPRYFFLLNLSLLDLGSISITVPKSMASSLWDTSVISFAGCAAQVFFVCFLFGAEYSLLTIMSYDRYVAICKPLHYGTLLGSRTCVHMAAAAWATGFLTALLHTANTFSLPLCHGNTVDQFFCEIPQILKLSCSNSYLSELGLLVVTLLAVFGCFIFILFSYVQILRAVLRIPSEQGRHKAFSTCLPHLAVVSLYVSTGMFAYLKPPSISSPSLDLVVSVLYSVVPPAVNPLIYSMRNQELKDALWKLIP from the coding sequence atgtccaacagcagctccatcacccagttcctcctcctggcattcacagacacacgggagctgcagctcttgcacttctggctcttcctgggcatctacctggctgccctcctgggcaacggcctcatcatcaccaccatagcctgtgaccagcacctccacacccccaggtacttcttcctgctcaacctctccctcctcgacctgggctccatctccatcactgtccccaaatccatggccagctCACTCTGGGATACCAGcgtcatttcctttgcaggatgtgctgcccaggtcttctttgtatgtttcttgtttggtgcagagtattctcttctcaccatcatgtcctacgaccgctacgttgccatctgcaaacccctgcactacgggaccctcctgggcagcagaacttgtgtccacatggcagcagctgcctgggccactgggtttctcactgctctgctgcacacggccaatacattttcactgccactctgccATGGTAATACTGTGgatcagttcttctgtgaaatcccccagatcctcaagctctcctgctcgAACTCCTACCTCAGcgaacttgggcttcttgtggttactCTCTTAGCagtatttgggtgttttattttcattcttttctcctatgtgcagatcttgagggccgtgctgaggatcccctctgagcagggacggcacaaagccttttccacgtgcctccctcacctggccgtggttTCCCTCtatgtcagcactggcatgtttgcctacctgaaacccccctccatttcctccccatccctggacctggtggtgtctgttctgtactcagtggtgcctccagcagtgaaccccctcatctacagcatgaggaaccaggagctcaaggatgccctgtggaaactcataccttag
- the LOC135999540 gene encoding olfactory receptor 14J1-like, protein MSNSSSIIQFLLLAFTDTRELQLLHFWLFLGIYLAALLGNGLIITTIACDQHLHTPMYFFLLNLALLDLGCISTIVPKSMANSLWDTRAISYMECAAQIFCFVFLILAEFYLLTVMSYDRYIAICKPLHYGTLLGSRACVHMAAAAWATGFLNALLHTANTFSLPLCKGNALHQFFCEIPHILKLSCSQSYFREAGLLVVSVCLSFGCFVFIVLSYVQILRAVLRIPSEQGRHKAFATCLPHLAVVSLFLSTAMFAYLKPPSISSPSLDLVVSVLYALVLPAVNPLIYSMRNQELKESIRKVFSWAFVNTDHLSITVHK, encoded by the coding sequence atgtccaacagcagctccatcatccagttcctcctcctggcgttcacagacacacgggagctgcagctcttgcacttctggctcttcctgggcatctacctggctgccctcctgggcaacggcctcatcatcaccaccatagcctgtgaccagcacctccacacccccatgtacttcttcctgctcaacctcgccctccttgacctgggctgcatctccaccattgtccccaagtccatggccaattccctctgggacacaagggccatttcttatatggAATGTGCTGCCCAaatcttttgctttgtctttctcattttgGCAGAGTTCTATCTgctcaccgtcatgtcctacgaccgctacattgccatctgcaaacccctgcactacgggaccctcctgggcagcagagcttgtgtccacatggcagcagccgcctgggccactgggtttctcaatgctctgctgcacacggccaatacattttcactgccactgtgcaagggcaatgccctgcaccagttcttctgtgaaatcccccacatcctcaagctctcctgctcacagtcctactttagggaagctggtcttcttgtggttagtgtctgtttatcatttgggtgttttgtgttcattgtactgtcctatgtgcagatcttgagggccgtgctgaggatcccctctgagcagggacggcacaaagcctttgccacgtgcctccctcacctggccgtggtctccctgttcctcagcactgccatgtttgcctacctgaagcccccctccatctcctccccatccctggacctggtggtgtctgttctataCGCATTGGTGcttccagcagtgaaccccctcatctacagcatgaggaaccaggagctcaaggagtCCATTAGGAAAGTGTTTTCATGGGCGTTTGTCAATACTGACCATCTTTCCATCACTGTCCACAAATGA
- the LOC135999451 gene encoding olfactory receptor 14A16-like produces PMYFFLLNLALLDLGSISITVPKSMANSLWDTRVISYAGCAAQVFCVFFLFGAEYFLLTVMSYDRYVAICKPLHYGTLLGSRACVHMAAAAWATGFLVALLHTANTFSLPLCKGNALDQFFCEIPQILKLSCSDASLRESGLVVFGVCLFFLCFVFIVLSYLQILRAVLRIPSEQGQHKAFATCLPHLAVVSLYVSTGMFAYLKPPSISSPSLDLVVSVLYSVVPPAVNPLIYSM; encoded by the coding sequence cccatgtacttcttcctgctcaacctcgccctcctcgacctgggctccatctccatcactgtccccaaatccatggcaaactctctgtgggataccagggtcatttcctatgcaggatgtgctgcccaggtcttctgtgtatttttcttgtttggtgcagagtattttcttctcaccgtcatgtcctacgaccgctacgttgccatctgcaaaccccttcactacgggaccctcctgggcagcagagcttgtgtccacatggcagcagctgcctgggccactgggtttctcgttgctctgctgcacacggccaatacattttcactgccactgtgcaagggcaatgccctggaccagttcttctgtgaaatcccccagatcctcaagctctcctgctcagatgcctccctcagggaaTCTGGGCTTGTTGTTTTTGgtgtctgtttgttctttttgtgttttgtgttcatcgtgctgtcctatctgcagatcttgagggctgtgctgaggatcccctctgagcagggacagcacaaagcctttgccacgtgcctccctcacctggccgtggtctccctctatgtcagcactggcatgtttgcctacctgaagcccccttccatctcctccccatccctggacctggtggtgtctgttctgtactcagtggtgcctccagcagtgaaccccctcatctacagcatg
- the LOC135999557 gene encoding olfactory receptor 14A16-like, whose amino-acid sequence MTLILLRGVSSKPSLSFPPCTGPHAHRQQMSNSSSITQFLLLAFTDTRELQLLHFWLFLGIYLAALLGNGLIITTIACDQHLHTPMYFFLLNLALLDLGCISTTVPKSMANSFWDTRAISYSGCAAQLFSFAFLIVAEYSMLTIMSYDRYVAICKPLHYGTLLGSRACVHMAAAAWATGFLNALLQTANTFSLPLCKGNALHQFFCEIPQILKLSCSDAHLRESGLIVVGVCLFFLCFVFIVVSYVQILRAVLRMPSEQGRHKAFATCLPHLAVVSLFVSTGMFAYLKPPSISSPSLDLVVSVLYSVVPPAVNPLIYSMRNQELKDALRKLMAG is encoded by the coding sequence atgactttgattttgctcagaggagtctcatctaaaccgtcactgtcttttcctccttgcacaggtcctcatgcccacaggcagcaaatgtccaacagcagctccatcacccagttcctcctcctggcgttcacagacacacgggagctgcagctcttgcacttctggctcttcctgggcatctacctggctgccctcctgggcaacggcctcatcatcaccaccatagcctgtgaccagcacctccacacccccatgtacttcttcctgctcaacctcgccctcctcgacctgggctgtatctccaccactgtacccaaatccatggccaattccttCTGGGATACCAGGGCCATCTCATACTCGGGATGTGCCGCACAGCTCTTTTCGTTTGCCTTCTTGATAGTAGCAGAGTATTCtatgctcaccatcatgtcctacgaccgctacgttgccatctgcaaacccctgcactacgggaccctcctgggcagcagagcttgtgtccacatggcagcagctgcctgggccactgggtttctcaatgctctgctgcaaacggccaatacattttcactgccactgtgcaagggcaatgccctgcaccagttcttctgtgaaatcccccagatcctcaagctctcctgctcagatgcccaCCTCAGGGAATCTGGGCTTATTGTTGTTGgtgtctgtttgttctttttgtgtttcgtgttcattgtggtgtcctatgtgcagatcttgagggctgtgctgaggatgccctctgagcagggacggcacaaagcctttgccacgtgcctccctcacctggccgtggtctccctgtttgtcagcactggcatgtttgcctacctgaagcccccctccatctcttccccatccctggacctggtggtgtctgttctgtactcagtggtgcctccagcagtgaaccccctcatctacagcatgaggaaccaggagctaaaggatgccctgaggaaactcaTGGCTGGATAA